The proteins below are encoded in one region of Myxococcales bacterium:
- the pgeF gene encoding peptidoglycan editing factor PgeF, whose amino-acid sequence MRNVNSQPVLLRSKLFDEMGISHAFSTRQGGFSKAPFDSLNLARSVGDEAASVEKNYASLAQAVGYETSKLYELSQVHSDTVVVVDAKLDPVQFRSQQGDALISQKPTLAVAVRTADCVPLLFASEDGSGVAAVHAGWRGVRAQIVLATISRLQNLNVQSTALRVAIGPHIRSCCFEVGGEVVQHFSSSPLIYQATQAKGDKFLLDLKKILLEQISRAGIKQNFIDDVGGCTMCEPQRFFSYRRDGQASGRQLSVILPRAHSLDRS is encoded by the coding sequence ATGCGCAATGTAAACTCGCAGCCCGTTCTTTTGCGTTCCAAGCTCTTCGATGAGATGGGGATTTCACACGCTTTTTCAACCCGCCAAGGTGGTTTTAGCAAAGCTCCCTTTGATAGTTTGAACTTGGCGCGTAGCGTGGGTGACGAAGCCGCTAGCGTTGAGAAAAACTACGCATCGCTTGCTCAGGCTGTGGGTTATGAAACGAGTAAACTCTACGAGCTAAGCCAAGTGCATAGCGATACCGTTGTGGTGGTTGATGCGAAGTTAGACCCCGTGCAATTTCGAAGCCAACAAGGCGATGCGCTTATCAGTCAAAAGCCGACGCTTGCCGTGGCGGTGCGCACCGCAGATTGCGTGCCCTTACTTTTTGCGAGCGAAGACGGAAGTGGTGTAGCGGCAGTCCATGCTGGTTGGCGAGGTGTACGCGCTCAGATCGTTCTTGCTACGATTTCACGATTGCAGAATCTTAATGTGCAGAGCACTGCTTTGCGTGTGGCCATTGGGCCGCATATTCGTTCTTGTTGTTTTGAGGTGGGCGGCGAGGTAGTGCAGCACTTTTCTTCATCTCCGCTTATTTATCAAGCCACACAAGCTAAAGGCGATAAATTTTTGCTGGACCTAAAAAAAATACTCCTAGAGCAAATTAGCCGGGCGGGAATAAAGCAAAACTTTATTGATGATGTCGGTGGTTGCACGATGTGCGAGCCCCAGCGCTTTTTTTCCTATCGCCGCGATGGGCAGGCTTCTGGAAGGCAGTTATCGGTAATTTTGCCTCGCGCCCATAGTCTGGATAGGTCCTGA
- the hemE gene encoding uroporphyrinogen decarboxylase, whose protein sequence is MSEFLKACRKEPTSFTPIWLMRQAGRYQAEYRAIRSKVSFIELCKNSDLAAEVTLLPVQQFELDAAIVFADILLVLEPLGVGFSFTKEGGPVIEEPLRDSKAIDRLKENIQAEHSLAYVMQTLKKVRQALAGRIPLIGFSGAPFTLASYMIEGGGSRDYLHTKTLMYNDPAAFDVLMQKLSLAVIDYLKAQIKAGAQAVQLFDSWVGCLSPRDYQRFVLPHMKKVFAALGDHVPVIHFSTGNAALYPLMKEAGGHVIGIDWRVDLAEQWERLGDVALQGNLDPTFLLAPADELKGAAKTILDAANSRPGHIFNLGHGVLPPTSPDQVRMLVDYVHEQSAR, encoded by the coding sequence GTGTCTGAGTTTCTTAAAGCTTGCCGAAAAGAGCCGACCTCGTTTACGCCGATTTGGTTGATGCGTCAGGCCGGACGTTATCAAGCGGAGTACCGTGCGATTCGCTCGAAAGTGTCTTTCATAGAGCTTTGCAAGAACTCGGATTTGGCAGCTGAAGTAACTTTGTTGCCTGTGCAGCAGTTTGAGTTGGATGCTGCAATTGTTTTTGCTGATATTCTTTTAGTCTTGGAGCCTTTAGGCGTTGGTTTTTCATTTACGAAAGAGGGCGGCCCTGTTATCGAAGAGCCATTGCGCGACAGCAAAGCCATCGATCGCTTGAAGGAAAACATTCAAGCTGAACATTCCCTGGCTTATGTGATGCAAACGCTAAAGAAAGTCAGACAAGCACTTGCTGGCCGTATCCCGCTGATAGGTTTTTCCGGTGCGCCTTTTACCTTGGCGTCGTACATGATCGAAGGTGGCGGTTCACGTGACTACCTTCACACCAAGACCTTGATGTACAACGACCCTGCTGCCTTTGATGTGCTCATGCAGAAGTTAAGCTTGGCGGTGATCGATTACCTCAAAGCACAAATCAAAGCAGGCGCGCAGGCGGTGCAGCTTTTTGACAGTTGGGTTGGCTGTCTCAGTCCCAGGGATTATCAGCGTTTCGTTTTACCTCATATGAAAAAAGTGTTTGCTGCTCTGGGCGATCACGTGCCGGTGATTCATTTTTCAACCGGCAATGCGGCGCTCTATCCTTTAATGAAGGAAGCTGGCGGTCATGTGATTGGTATCGACTGGCGTGTGGACCTTGCTGAGCAATGGGAACGACTTGGCGATGTTGCTCTACAGGGCAATCTGGATCCAACCTTTTTGCTCGCTCCCGCGGATGAGCTCAAAGGAGCGGCCAAAACAATTCTTGATGCCGCTAATAGTCGGCCGGGTCATATTTTTAATCTCGGGCACGGGGTTTTACCGCCAACTTCGCCAGATCAAGTTCGAATGTTGGTGGACTACGTGCACGAGCAGAGCGCAAGATAG
- a CDS encoding bifunctional folylpolyglutamate synthase/dihydrofolate synthase, with protein sequence MDYPNAVRFLYALQHQGIKLGLERIDALLNLRGEAHRSLRVVHVAGTNGKGSTVAFLESVFRYAGYKTGLCTSPHLHKVTERIRIGGVAISDQEFAERMSDFAESMKDMQPPLSFFETITAIALESFRDAKCEIVFVETGLGGRLDATNVLRPELCVITNVALDHTQILGHTLAEIAREKAGILKQGVPCVLGNLAHEALEVIADVAKQKEVELIRYNEAYKLRCNEQGKRSISFGGEVFNLEKLSLAGEHQYQNAALAYVCSKLLCKKGFVIGQQQIVQGLKQTHWPGRLEHFDQSPEIILDAAHNPDGAQTLANYLKQIPRRTGPTVLLFACMKDKDAESLLSKLDDVIDHHVFSSTGMPRSQSPQNLSALREGEIAEAPEQAFEKAKTIAGEQGRVIVAGSIFLIAQIRSRLLSIPTDPLVAL encoded by the coding sequence GTGGACTATCCAAACGCAGTTCGTTTTCTGTATGCGCTGCAACATCAAGGTATCAAGCTAGGTCTTGAACGCATCGATGCGCTACTTAACCTTCGCGGAGAGGCGCATCGATCGCTGCGCGTTGTGCACGTTGCCGGCACCAACGGCAAAGGCAGTACCGTTGCTTTTTTAGAATCAGTGTTTCGCTATGCGGGCTATAAAACCGGCCTGTGTACCTCGCCGCATTTGCATAAGGTCACCGAGCGCATCCGTATTGGCGGCGTAGCCATCTCGGATCAGGAATTCGCCGAGCGGATGAGCGATTTTGCGGAGTCCATGAAAGACATGCAACCGCCCCTAAGCTTTTTTGAGACCATCACCGCGATTGCTCTTGAGAGTTTTCGCGATGCCAAATGCGAGATTGTTTTTGTTGAAACTGGCTTAGGTGGGCGGCTCGATGCCACCAACGTGCTTCGACCAGAACTGTGCGTGATCACGAACGTCGCTTTGGACCATACGCAGATTTTGGGTCACACATTGGCTGAGATAGCCAGAGAGAAAGCAGGGATCTTAAAGCAAGGCGTGCCTTGTGTACTTGGGAATTTAGCTCACGAAGCACTTGAGGTGATTGCCGATGTGGCCAAGCAAAAAGAAGTCGAGTTGATACGCTATAATGAGGCCTATAAGCTTCGTTGTAACGAGCAAGGCAAACGCAGCATCTCATTTGGCGGTGAAGTATTTAATCTAGAGAAGCTTTCCCTTGCTGGCGAGCATCAATACCAAAATGCAGCGCTTGCCTATGTTTGTTCCAAGTTGCTTTGTAAGAAGGGTTTTGTGATCGGCCAACAGCAAATCGTTCAGGGTCTAAAGCAGACGCACTGGCCAGGTCGTTTGGAGCATTTCGATCAATCCCCAGAAATCATTTTGGATGCAGCGCACAATCCCGACGGCGCACAAACACTTGCGAACTATCTTAAGCAGATTCCAAGAAGAACTGGCCCGACTGTTTTGCTCTTTGCTTGCATGAAGGACAAAGACGCTGAATCGCTCCTTAGTAAACTCGATGATGTCATCGATCATCATGTCTTTAGCAGCACAGGCATGCCCCGCAGCCAAAGTCCACAGAACCTCAGTGCTTTGCGCGAAGGCGAGATAGCCGAAGCACCCGAGCAAGCGTTTGAAAAAGCCAAGACCATAGCCGGCGAGCAGGGCAGAGTGATCGTGGCCGGCTCAATTTTCCTCATCGCCCAAATCAGAAGCCGCCTCCTATCCATCCCCACCGACCCCCTAGTCGCCCTATAG
- a CDS encoding FAD-dependent oxidoreductase, which translates to MDIQVLEASARVGGGLRTHKRDGFVVEGGADSMLAEPRDGLDLALALGLEEQIIATNEAHRGAYVFSDGKLNKSRRLSAYWSQ; encoded by the coding sequence TTGGATATCCAAGTGCTTGAAGCCAGCGCTCGCGTGGGAGGCGGTCTGCGAACGCACAAACGCGATGGTTTTGTTGTCGAAGGTGGTGCTGATTCCATGTTAGCTGAGCCACGCGATGGTCTAGACCTTGCGCTTGCGCTTGGTCTCGAAGAACAGATTATTGCTACCAACGAAGCGCACCGCGGTGCTTATGTGTTTTCAGATGGCAAGCTCAATAAATCCAGAAGGCTTTCAGCTTATTGGTCCCAGTGA
- a CDS encoding acetyl-CoA carboxylase carboxyltransferase subunit beta encodes MARFEKTKVTHQEGEEKRTLGEGVFRRCNGCGYTCHSDHYVTNSEVCPKCGYHYRLSGEEWIELLLDPDSFKEEDAGLSPVDALGFVDSKPYGDRIKAAQKKSGVKDAIMVGSGLLEERSIQIGAFLFRYMGGSMGSVVGEKITRMVERGVDKKQPVVLLSSSGGARMQEGVLSLMQMAKTVSALGRLREVKMPFVSVLLDPTTGGVAASFAFLGDVNIAEPNALIGFAGQRVIETTIRQKLPDGFQRAEFLKEHGMIDIIASRHEMRDTIARVLRHLLD; translated from the coding sequence ATGGCTCGTTTTGAGAAAACCAAAGTTACTCATCAAGAGGGCGAAGAAAAGCGCACGCTTGGTGAGGGTGTATTTCGTCGCTGCAACGGTTGTGGATACACCTGTCACTCCGATCACTATGTCACCAACAGCGAAGTGTGTCCCAAGTGTGGCTATCACTATCGCTTAAGTGGTGAAGAATGGATCGAGCTTTTGTTGGATCCCGATTCTTTTAAAGAAGAGGATGCTGGACTAAGTCCAGTCGATGCGCTCGGCTTTGTCGATTCCAAGCCATACGGGGATCGTATCAAAGCTGCACAAAAAAAGTCCGGTGTCAAAGATGCCATCATGGTAGGCAGTGGTTTGCTTGAAGAACGCAGCATTCAGATTGGCGCGTTTTTGTTTCGCTACATGGGCGGTTCCATGGGTTCGGTGGTTGGGGAGAAAATCACGCGTATGGTTGAACGTGGCGTCGATAAAAAGCAGCCAGTGGTGTTGCTTTCATCCTCGGGTGGGGCACGTATGCAAGAGGGTGTGCTTTCTTTGATGCAAATGGCCAAAACGGTCTCAGCGCTGGGCAGGCTGCGCGAAGTGAAGATGCCTTTTGTTAGTGTGCTTTTGGATCCGACTACGGGTGGTGTTGCTGCAAGTTTTGCCTTTTTAGGCGACGTAAACATCGCTGAGCCGAACGCGCTTATTGGCTTTGCAGGTCAACGCGTCATCGAAACCACCATTCGGCAAAAATTGCCCGACGGCTTTCAACGTGCGGAGTTTCTCAAAGAACACGGCATGATTGATATCATCGCCTCTCGCCATGAAATGCGTGACACCATTGCGCGCGTGCTTCGGCATTTACTCGACTAA
- a CDS encoding cardiolipin synthase ClsB: MRPVDISKTFKEHLLPGKPLLWKAGRVALFHDSDEALEAMLDAIKQAEKEIILEMYWIASDQTGWGFAEALMDKARKGLRVCVLFDAIGSWDSDGVFFDALEQAGCELEQYNPIAPWRKRFRLDKVNLRDHRKILVVDRKVAFTGGANLADFWRAEEHGGEGWRDDMVRIEGPAVLDLLAVSAHTWNRLSDKNIEVDEKTLSPVVPKGATNPLESRIMVLANFFKASTFGIRRAYLKEIQAAQSSILIANAYFVPGRKVSRALAKAAKRGVDVRILVPETSDVVAVYYASRRMFAWLMKRGVHIYTWPHSVLHSKSAVIDSRWTTVGTHNLDNRSIRMNLEVNVAIDDERIGQAMHKKILEDMASALEVSRRDWMFRPLGVRVAERVFYAFRWLL; the protein is encoded by the coding sequence ATGAGACCCGTTGATATATCGAAGACCTTTAAAGAGCATCTCCTTCCAGGCAAGCCTTTACTTTGGAAAGCAGGCCGGGTTGCGCTATTTCACGATAGCGATGAAGCGCTTGAAGCAATGTTGGATGCTATTAAGCAAGCCGAAAAAGAAATTATCCTTGAAATGTATTGGATTGCTTCGGATCAAACAGGTTGGGGTTTCGCCGAAGCTTTGATGGATAAAGCGCGAAAAGGGCTTCGTGTGTGTGTTCTCTTTGATGCCATCGGTTCGTGGGATAGCGATGGGGTTTTTTTCGATGCTTTGGAGCAAGCTGGCTGCGAGCTTGAACAATACAACCCCATTGCGCCTTGGCGAAAACGTTTTCGTTTGGATAAAGTTAACTTGCGCGATCATCGAAAGATCTTGGTCGTCGATCGAAAGGTTGCTTTTACAGGGGGCGCGAACCTTGCTGATTTTTGGCGAGCGGAGGAGCACGGTGGAGAAGGCTGGCGCGATGACATGGTTCGCATTGAAGGTCCTGCGGTGTTGGATTTGCTAGCCGTGAGTGCACATACCTGGAACAGGTTGTCGGATAAAAATATCGAGGTTGATGAAAAGACGCTTAGCCCGGTTGTTCCGAAAGGCGCGACAAACCCCCTTGAAAGTCGCATCATGGTGCTTGCCAATTTTTTTAAAGCTTCAACCTTTGGCATTCGTCGAGCCTATTTAAAAGAAATCCAAGCAGCGCAGTCTTCTATTTTGATTGCCAATGCCTATTTTGTTCCCGGTAGAAAGGTGAGTCGAGCGCTAGCAAAAGCAGCCAAACGCGGTGTTGACGTGCGCATTTTGGTGCCGGAAACAAGTGACGTGGTTGCGGTTTATTATGCTTCGCGTCGCATGTTTGCATGGCTTATGAAACGTGGCGTGCATATTTATACCTGGCCGCATTCAGTGCTTCATTCAAAGAGCGCTGTAATTGATAGCCGTTGGACCACGGTGGGCACGCACAACCTTGATAACCGTTCCATTCGCATGAATCTCGAGGTCAATGTAGCGATTGACGATGAGCGAATCGGACAGGCGATGCATAAAAAAATCCTTGAAGACATGGCGTCGGCTCTTGAAGTTTCACGGCGGGACTGGATGTTTAGGCCGCTGGGGGTGCGAGTTGCAGAGCGGGTGTTTTATGCATTTCGGTGGCTTCTCTAA
- the hemG gene encoding protoporphyrinogen oxidase — protein sequence MASSINPEGFQLIGPSDIWSFLRTPLISWKGKCRAMIEPWVKKRLSDEESLQSFVTRRFGKELFEKLAQPLASGIYGADPSTLSMHASLPRFVELERRYGSVSRGLMAAKHAKKKQGGGARYGMFSAFKGGMQTLIDALMSELGQSVKCNTSVTRITASDEGFSIKLGDGQSITTQAVVLAVPAHVAAMLVAELAPEASAAFSQIQYGSAAVLSMAFDGDAFERKLDAFGVVVPEKEKSPIMAATFSHIKYPGRAPASKALMRCYFGGPNAAHDEQTDDVLFEQGLHELDRMLGLHKKPHWYILDRYHKALPRYTLGHFERVQKIEKALAPYPRLQVAGNALYGVGIPQVVKRAKITANTLAEQLGQSA from the coding sequence ATGGCAAGCTCAATAAATCCAGAAGGCTTTCAGCTTATTGGTCCCAGTGACATTTGGAGTTTTTTGCGCACCCCATTGATTTCATGGAAAGGTAAATGCCGCGCCATGATCGAGCCGTGGGTGAAAAAGCGGCTTAGCGATGAAGAAAGCTTGCAATCGTTTGTGACGCGACGTTTTGGTAAGGAGCTCTTTGAAAAACTTGCTCAACCCTTAGCAAGTGGCATTTACGGAGCTGATCCTTCGACCTTGAGTATGCATGCATCGTTGCCACGTTTTGTTGAGCTTGAGCGACGCTACGGAAGCGTCTCTCGTGGTTTGATGGCGGCTAAACATGCCAAAAAAAAGCAAGGTGGCGGTGCGCGTTACGGCATGTTTTCCGCGTTCAAGGGTGGCATGCAGACGCTCATCGATGCCTTGATGTCCGAGTTGGGGCAAAGTGTTAAGTGCAATACCTCGGTTACTCGCATTACTGCGAGTGACGAAGGCTTTTCGATAAAGCTTGGTGATGGCCAAAGCATCACAACGCAGGCGGTGGTTCTTGCCGTGCCAGCGCATGTCGCGGCGATGCTCGTAGCAGAGCTTGCTCCGGAAGCTAGCGCGGCTTTTTCACAAATCCAATATGGCTCAGCGGCTGTGCTTAGCATGGCCTTTGATGGCGATGCTTTTGAACGAAAGCTGGATGCCTTTGGTGTCGTGGTCCCGGAAAAAGAAAAGAGCCCGATCATGGCCGCGACCTTCAGCCATATCAAATACCCCGGCCGCGCTCCAGCGAGCAAAGCCTTGATGCGTTGCTACTTTGGTGGTCCCAATGCAGCGCATGACGAGCAAACAGATGACGTGTTGTTCGAACAAGGGCTTCACGAGCTCGATCGAATGTTAGGGCTTCATAAAAAACCACACTGGTATATTCTTGATCGTTATCACAAGGCTCTGCCGCGTTATACCTTGGGGCATTTCGAACGCGTTCAGAAAATTGAAAAAGCTCTCGCGCCTTATCCGCGTTTACAGGTTGCAGGCAACGCTCTTTACGGAGTGGGCATTCCTCAAGTCGTAAAGCGTGCAAAAATCACTGCCAATACCTTAGCGGAGCAACTGGGACAAAGCGCTTAG
- a CDS encoding SCP2 sterol-binding domain-containing protein, whose amino-acid sequence MAYQFPSPEWTAAYKDAVNANQAYEQASADWTHGAVAMVVKADKAIGLENDAAMLLDVHQGKCRNTEYFTNAEQAKNKAAFVIEAPYPLWKEVVQGKVEPIKAMMQNKLKLTKGALPTMIRYVEGSKQLVQSASQVPTEFVA is encoded by the coding sequence ATGGCATATCAATTTCCGTCACCTGAATGGACCGCAGCTTACAAAGACGCTGTCAACGCCAATCAAGCCTACGAGCAAGCTTCAGCGGACTGGACCCACGGTGCAGTTGCCATGGTCGTCAAAGCAGACAAAGCCATAGGCCTCGAAAACGATGCAGCCATGCTCCTTGATGTCCATCAAGGCAAGTGCCGCAATACCGAATATTTTACGAATGCTGAACAAGCCAAGAACAAAGCCGCCTTTGTGATTGAAGCTCCCTATCCTCTCTGGAAAGAGGTCGTGCAAGGTAAGGTTGAGCCGATCAAAGCCATGATGCAAAACAAGCTCAAACTCACCAAAGGCGCTTTGCCAACCATGATTCGCTACGTCGAAGGATCAAAACAGCTGGTGCAAAGCGCAAGTCAGGTACCCACCGAATTCGTTGCTTAG